TTGTGACAAGCTTATAGCtcttgtcacacttttgaaagtcgtgcgtctcgaaattccctttctgaaaagttatcgtgggtctctatcagatgtcggcagcaaaagttaggcccggtccaagtctgccgtaaagtctAAGACTAACTGCTCCATATCAAAGTACCGTCCGAAGAAACCATGGGCACAAAACACTCTGTAAAAATCTCGAAGAGATGCCGATACCAAAAACATACAGGCCTGAAGGAAGACTCTTGGTAGCCAAGCAAAGCACTGATCAATTGAAATCTCCTATTGATTCAAAGACTTTGTGGAGAAGAAAGCTTAGCAAGCAGAAATAGCAGAAGCTTCCATGAAATTGGCCAAAGCTTAGCCCAGAAAGCCTCCTCACTAAAACAAAACAACCACTTGCTAAGCTATGGCTAAGTGTCACCGACAATAGATAAAAAGATAACGCCAAGGCAGTCACAATCTCAAAGTAGCCGTGGAAGAACCGCTCAAATGCTTTTCAAGCTCCGAAGCCTATTCCATCGGCCTTCGACATATCCTGTGCTGTTATTAGCTCATTTTGGAAAGGGTAATCATAAACACCAAACGATATTCACAAACTAGATCCTTAAAAAAATCTTCCAAAGTAAGCTTCAGAGCTGCACAAACATATTAAACCAAAATGAAGGATTGTGGAGATTTACACATCCTCCTTAAGGCAAAAACAACATGATTTCCCACCATGAAGGGTAGAGGACCCTCCACAATCAAGTTCGGTAACCTGAACAAGAAACAACAACTGAGGCTTTATAACGAGAGGATTTTCTTTCTATACATTACTAGAGACAAACACATCATTTAAGGTGTGCATATCCAAGAGCGAATTTAGGCCGGACCAAGGGGCATGGCGTCctgaaattttagaaaatttcttTTGGAATATTAGGGTAGTTTTTCTATATATCTAAATAATTAAgaggaaaattattattaagtttttaattttgaaataattcattagtttattattattaatttttaaattattattattaactatcTTTGTAATgagtttattaaataaaatattcaattagGTACGCATATAGTTTAATTGGTAAATTAAATACCTACAGAGTTATTTGAACAAGACAAACAATGATGGCTGAATTCATTACGATGAAAATGACTAACAAGACAAGACTGCGAAGCACCGTTGGGGATAATGGTCAAAATCTTATAATTTGTCGTTCACACCCTATTTTTCCATTTAGAATTGTATTatacaagaaaagaaaaagttgaaaATATTTAACCGTTGATTAAGAACATTCCAACTAGAgaaaaaacaagaaaaacaagaagaaaacaACTCGTGAGAATAATTCAAAACGGCTCTtctttgataataatttaattaaatgccTTTCTTGccatttttcttttcaattttaaactaTTGTTGTCTATCTTCTACTGCTTCCCTATCCCATATGAGAAAAAGAATTATGTATTATGgctataaaaataaatcataatacAAAAACTGACAATTTCAGAAAACTTGTCtcttaatattaaaaaacaaaaatacaaTAAACAAATGTCGAGTGTAGCTCTAACGCCATTGCGTTTCTGAAAGAAAAACTCTACTTTCAATCTTGAAATAGTACATGGAAAAGTCAGCCCGATTATAAAAAGATATTAtgataaataaagaaaataaatgttAAGTGAATTTActttattaaaatcataaaaatataaaaataaattactatttaattttatacgatgaaaaaatttattaattataaaaaataaattatattatttttaatattttataaaatttattaattaatttcttcattaatttgaactgttaaatattataaaaaattttaacatgttcaaaaatttaattaataaatttttttataatataaaaattaaataataatttttttaaatataaatatgatggaaataattaattttaaattttatagcaaacttaattaaatttaactttttattgttcacctctaataaaaatttcattatttaaagattaattttatattttaattatattttttaaattttttattacatttttttattaaaattttttctattataaataatcttctcaaaatatttttaatttttgaaaaataaataaccttcttaaaatactttttaatttttgaaaattcaataataaattttaatttttaccctttaattttttaaattttgcttaaaattttggatagaaattctattattattataataatattattgtattttttaatttttactctaaaaaaatttaaacaatttcacattctttaattttctcttGTTTTGCCAATCAAGAAAATTGCTATAAGATAAAACAAATATATAGAGAATAGCTTTGAAAATTcaacatgaaaattttaaagaatatttccgttataaaattcaaaaatcatataaaaactattaaataatatatatatatagtttcttTGAATTGTATCATAAAAGTCACCTGTCATTCTTAATTTAGATAATTATATCAATTACGTCTCTccactttaatttttttgaaacacTCTCCACtttaatttatatgataaaaattcttatatttctatatttaaccaaaattaaattttagttgtaaaaataataaaataattttttataaaactgttttttaataatagttaaaataacatctttttactaaaaaatattttaattttcagacCACAACCCCAAATAGACTTTAATGAAAAGTGagttcatattaaaaatatgattaaGCTTTGAAGAGGTCTCCGTCTCTCCGTCTCTATCCTGCATATGAATATAAGCTCTGCTTTCTATGCAAATCGCGAACGCCGCCCACTCTCTCTAAGAAAGTAAACAATGtccatttttaaattcaaaattgttTCCTGCCACTCGTCCACGGTTCAGTTCAACTTTTTACTCCAACCAAACTTTCCGGTTTGATTAGATCTCAAACCATATCCACATAACTACTTGATAATCAATTTAAGTTTTTCTTAGAAATCAAATTTAAGTTTAAAGtgagatgaaaaagaaaattattatcttTGCCGTATAATTTAAATGGCCAAAATATAAGTCTCCTCTATGATCCATTATATAATAACCCTTTAAAACTTattagaaaaaaagaaattattaaaattttaaatcactaATTTTAGACTACgaaataaatattcaattaataaaatcaaatgtaATCAAACCCAAACCAGATGTATCGGTCCGATTAATCATTGAATTTTGCGTTTCAAACCGCTTTCTAAGTTTCCTGGTAGATAGATCATAGATAGATCCATCTTCCATAGCTATATATCCCGAAACCGAGACTAACTCATCCATTTCCAATCTTCGCTTTATGAACCCACATTTTCTATCTTCCCAATCGAAAAGTAGGACTGCCCATTTCGTTTTGATCTTCTTTTCCAAAAACCCAGCAATCCCTTTTATTTGAAACGCAGAGAAAGCGAGGGAATTTAGGTTAATGGGGGCTTACAGGGCAGACGATGACTATGACTACCTGTTCAAGGTGGTGTTAATAGGTGACTCTGGGGTTGGAAAATCCAATCTGTTGTCAAGATTCACGAAAAATGAATTCAGTCTGGAATCTAAATCTACCATCGGTGTTGAATTCGCCACTCGTAGCATCCATGTCGATGACAAGGTTGTCAAGGCCCAGATTTGGGACACTGCCGGCCAGGAAAGGTATATTTAACTGAATCTTGAATTCCGAAAGCAAACCATTTCAAATTCTGCTGTATGTGGTTGGTTTCTGTGGAACAAGTGCAAACTGCATTAGCTTTGTTCTTGATTCTCATATTAGATCTGTAGCTTGAAGTGCTTAGAGctgtataattattatttctatgcgttttctaattttaaaaaggaATTTCTATCATAACTCTGTTGCTTATTAAAGCTGGAAAAAGGTGTAaagagaaatttttatttattttgggaTCAGGCTTCAAGTCATGGATTATATGCTTAAATTATAGGACAGTTAACAATCAAAATTTGAATGCCGGTCCTGTTAATTAAAAGCTCCGTATTTGATCCTGGTTATTTAAGCAGTAGTTCAATTTTGATCCCTCTGTGTTTCCCTATCATCAGTGGAGAATGTTCATGGCATCTGCGTGTACGTCTGACAGGGTTTTTAATGCCAGTAATAGAACCTGAAATGTTTCATGTGAGTCACGGCCACCTACCAAAAGTATTAGGGATTTTATTTGGTACAATTGACTCTGACCGGGTTCAAATTCAAGAGCGTTCAATCCTCGAGTTGAGCCCAATACCAAAAGTATTAGAGTTTAATGTTGCCTCTTTGGTGATTGGATTTTGCTTGAGAATGGATCTGTGATAAATATTGATGATTGCCACAATCCCTTTCACTTTTGCACGTTTGCTTAATTATCTTACTTGGCTCAACAGATCTATTATTTACTTGAAAGCTTTTGAAGGCAATAATGGCAACAAGTTATTTCTACTTTCTTCGATTTGAAAGTaatggaaagttttcaaatatttgACCATAAACTGAGTTCCATAGATATTTGCACATTGACAAACTGATGAAGGACTGGCTGCAGCTGACAAGGGCTAATTCCTGTGTGTTTTTCTTAGGGATTGTGCTTTTTCCTATATGGTAACATAAACAGAAGTTTGAATTTTCAGTACTAATTTGTTTTCTGATAAATCTATGAACCGTCCTACAATACTTGATATGTTACTTGCTCTGGCCAGAGCTAATGTTGCTTGGCTTTTTTTAACATTCTTGAGTGCCATGAGTTATTCTCAGATTTGGTTGTGCATTATGAGAAGCAAACTAGTTTTGTTATTtgatctcctttttttttttaacctccATTTTTGTCAACAATTCAAGGACATACTAAATATATCTTTAAGGAATACTCTACAGGTAAAAATTGTCAGCTTGTTGTGTTGTGGAGGTTtagttttcctttctttttgagGTTTTCTTTAGGGGGAGGGAACGGGCCCACTTGGCTGGGTATGAAGATGTATAAATGAAACCTTGTCTGCACGCAGCCCCTTAAAATGACTACCTTCTCTTTGGATTTTGATCATTATTTAGCTTGATTAGACAGAATTATTTCTATGGTTGCTTTTATTTTTGGAAACAGATTCTCATCtactattttctttcttcagATATCGTGCGATCACTAGTGCATACTACAGAGGAGCTGTTGGTGCCTTGCTTGTCTATGATGTCACTCGACATGTCACCTTTGAGAATGTGGAGAGATGGTTGAAGGAGCTTCGAGATCACACTGATTCCAACATTGTTATTATGCTTGTAGGAAACAAGGCTGATTTGAGGCACTTGCGTGCAGTTACAACTGACGATGCTAAGGCATTTGCTGAGAAAGAAAACACTTTCTTTATGGAAACCTCTGCCCTAGAGTCCTTGAATGTTGACAATGCCTTCACTGAAGTACTAACTCAGATCTATCGTGTTGTCAGCCGAAAGGCTCTTGACATTGGGGATGACCCAACATCCTTGCCGAAGGGACAGACTATTAATGTTGGCAAAGATGACGTATCAGCTATGAAAAAAGATGGTTGCTGCTCTGCATAGTCAGAATAAAAACAAGTCTTGATCTTAGTAGTTTCTTCTTTTAAAGATCTGCATTTCAGTGGTTTGAACTTTGAAGATGTCTTTTTTCTCTACAAAATGCAAAAGAAGCCACCTGGAATGCTCACATATGGCATTTGTAGTTTGATGGCGTGCTTAGAGATTAGCAAAGTTTAAGTTGAGAGACAACTTAAGGGTTCAGATCGAAGAGACTATCACATGTGGCTGGCATTTCTGTTACCTATTATTCTTTTGTAGTTTTGCTTCCGTGGGTGGTGTTGTATCCATAGACAGATCCAACCCTCTAGGTTAGGTTATCTTTTATTGCTTATATTTGGAAAATATGTTGAGATAATGGTGTTTTTACtggatttatttattaatcgaTTATCTTGTCCTGATTTAAACTTTATATGTTCACATTATTACATGCACGTCGGTAAGTGTAATCAAGCTtgtgatttatttaatttaacacTATATGAGCTTCTCTCTCTATCTTGTAGAGAGAGATTTTCCTCTCGTTGGGGTTCCTTCTAAGACTTTTTGGACCTTTTTTCTGATGTTCGTCGGTCTCCTTTGCCTCGGTGCGACAGGAGGTTTTTCTCCTTTGCCATTAGGTGAAGTTGTAAATGTAGGTGGCGTTTTTGGCAGAGGAGATTCAAAGAGAGGGATTTTTATAGATCTCTACTTAGTTGAATCAACTGCTTGTTTGAGCCTTGAATGGTGGTTTGGGTGCGTGCCTTGTTGGATGTTTTCTTCGTTTGTAGGTCTTGAAAATCAGATCTCCGGTGTTCCCTTGTGTAAAGCCCGGTGATAGGGTGAAGAGAATCGTTTACAGGTAGTGGTGGTCTATGCAGCTCACCAGCCTCTATCAGTAATTCTCATCATCGATTCTACACAGAGGTCCTTACAATTCTTGGTAGTTCATCATCATAATCTTAGATGGAACACTTGCACGGATCTCTGGGCAAGCATAGTTGCAAACTACCACATCACAGGTGAAATACGTGAATAAGTAAATACTGCAGATCTGGAGTTGAtaaacctaatcttttaaaCCAAGCCCAGCAGTGGAATAGCTCGTTTTGCACTGACAAACTAGTGGTATGATGTGTCGTTTTAGGATCTGATAAAATTTTAGTAATGGCAGACTCTGAAACAGCATGATGCTTTGGAATTCTGGGCAATGCAAGCAAATCCTTCCTTCAAATCAcaagtgctttttttttttggccgaaggtttatttcaattttataatcCAACTACAAGAAGCATGCTCAaggttaaaaagaaaaatctaacTAAGCGTAGACCCAAAAATGAACCCAAGTTCAGTAGAACCTACCCTAGGGAGTTCACTAGCACCGTATTACTGAGAAGGCATGCCGGCAACAGACAATACCATTATCTTAAGGTTGTCAAAATCGTGTAAAGCTTCAATGCAACACTGAAAGCACAGAAAATCACCTTAACACATAAAACCTAGTATTGAAGAGAATGAATCTAGTTTTAGGAGCCAAACAAATGCCAAAATCATGGAAAAAAACTGCAAATCTCCAAAACACTAGCAACAAGTGGAGGAATTAGAGCTCTTCAGCGTCTCACTCGCAACTTTTGAATTGTTTAAGGTTCCATGCAAATGAGCTTGcttatccttttttttctttttctttttccttttggaTATCCGTGGTGAGATTTCAACTGCAGATAGTTTCATATTTACTATTAGGCACATTAACGAATAACGTATCTAGGAGCAGTTGCAAACAAATTCCAACCTGAAGTTCAATGCTTGCAACAGAATATTTAAAGCCCGTGGCCAAAATTTTCAAGTCAATCAGACAAAACTTTATTAacaaaaaaaggaaataaataaatataagtgGCTAATGTCTACTCTGCGTCTGTGTTCCCCCATGTTCATCAAGCTGCAGCAGATACGTCTTCATCCACGTCTAGTGAAGTCCTCTTACAACGACCATTCAGTCTCCCCTCCATCGTGCGACACGCATATCTGTTCCTTCTCTGTCTCCTTAATCTCCTGAAAAATTCCTCAGAATTCATAGATGGGTTGACAGAAACCTTCTCAATCCTCCCTCTTGCAAGCTTAAcgaaagaggaaagagagggATCAGCTAGCTGTTTAGGTGGGGTAAGGCAAAAATCACCAATTCTGGCAAATGTCCTCTCTCCCTCCAATGGACCATTTTGCCATTTAACCACATAAGTGCAGAGAcactcttcttctcctccttgcTTAAACCTATGTTTCTCATTCAATACTTCAACAACAAGAGCATCAAAGAACTTAACATCGCCATTCTCAAAATTATATGATGCACATACTGTCTTACCCACAAAAACATTTTTGCAATCATGGTCTTGTAATTGGACACTGCTTTGCCTAAACCTTCCCATGAAATCTTCCAATTCTTCCACGGCATTGAAATCCTCAGCATTATAAATTTCATTGTAATTTTCTGGGAAACCAACATATTCTATAGTTATCGTTTCAGCATCCCATATAAGA
This genomic interval from Manihot esculenta cultivar AM560-2 chromosome 12, M.esculenta_v8, whole genome shotgun sequence contains the following:
- the LOC110628834 gene encoding ras-related protein RABA1f, producing the protein MGAYRADDDYDYLFKVVLIGDSGVGKSNLLSRFTKNEFSLESKSTIGVEFATRSIHVDDKVVKAQIWDTAGQERYRAITSAYYRGAVGALLVYDVTRHVTFENVERWLKELRDHTDSNIVIMLVGNKADLRHLRAVTTDDAKAFAEKENTFFMETSALESLNVDNAFTEVLTQIYRVVSRKALDIGDDPTSLPKGQTINVGKDDVSAMKKDGCCSA
- the LOC110628793 gene encoding uncharacterized protein LOC110628793; protein product: MEFQSPEDNAWYDVNLIWDAETITIEYVGFPENYNEIYNAEDFNAVEELEDFMGRFRQSSVQLQDHDCKNVFVGKTVCASYNFENGDVKFFDALVVEVLNEKHRFKQGGEEECLCTYVVKWQNGPLEGERTFARIGDFCLTPPKQLADPSLSSFVKLARGRIEKVSVNPSMNSEEFFRRLRRQRRNRYACRTMEGRLNGRCKRTSLDVDEDVSAAA